The DNA window TGTGACAATTTGTCATACTGcaattttgcaaataaattattttaagtgtaTGTATAGTGAACCTTATCTGATTCGGCCTCTTGCTTGGTAGACTtcagttttcaaacatttcaggGCATCTcggtttaatttaatttacatcTTCATTGGTTTATATTGAAATGGTGTTCAGGCCAGCCTTTATGTTTTATCCATGTCATGCAGCCATACTTTGGCAACATTTTAAGTGCCTTTTTGTGTGTTAGCACTCCCTCCTAAAGGTTCATTTCCTTTGACCTCCACAGCTCTGACTCAGTGAAACAACGCCCAGACCTGTTCTACCTGCAGCCCCTGAGCTCCTGCCACCCTGACAGCACCCTGTGGTACTCCGCTCAGGCCCTGGACCCTGCATTGTTGCAGAGTATGCTTACGCGCACGCTCGCTGTACGGGATGTCCACCTGGAGtccacagcagagcagcagcatCCGGTCTCCTCAGATGAAGAAAGCTCATAGCCACAGGGTGAATATGGAGGACATTACGAGGACCATGCTCTTCAGGGTGAATATGGGAGGACATTTATGAGGATGATGCTTTTCTGCACAAGCTGGTCATGTTACAGCTCTGTGACACTACAAGgtgggaaggggtggggggtgggactGTGACTAATCGTGGGCCATTTGCAGACACCTACACACTGCGTGGGTTCAGGAGAAGCTGGAGTAGACTAATGAAGTAGTTTAAATTGCTGAAACGCAACAATGGAAAAGTGATGGACTAAATcagttggttttatttttgttcataagCTGGGGGTAATGCTACTGTGATGTTACAGATGTAACTGATGCATCATCTAGTGAAAGATAACTGGGTTACTGTCAAATTATGTACCGTTTTCTTAGTCTCTGAAGCATTTCATCATGTTTGATTAAAATTCTGTTTAGAATGCAGATTCCAAGAATTTTTCTGAAATGTCAAGTGTTGTGGGGATGTCATTTTAGCACTGCTGTACTCTGGTTTGCTTTCTAAAACCATAAtcacaaaaataattatacttAAATTATTCtgttacacatatatataaatttataattATTTGGGTAATGCATAAACTGGATACTGCCAAATCTGTCAggttttaaaagcatttatCCTTAATTActacattatataaatacataattttttgCTTTCAAAGAACCATGAAATCATGGTTGTCATGAGTCAGAAATAGTTCTGCATTATAGTTACATATAGTGTCATAGTtcttcaaaataatattttatggtCAATGCCTTCTTTGATTAGCATAAAATTTGTCAGGTTCTCagggcttttgttgttgtttaaacaatttgcttatttatttactgccCTGACTTCAGAGGTTGCTTTAGAAGTAATTTTAGGAAAGGGTATTTTGTGAAAATGCATTACCCTTCTGAGGTAAAGAATTTTTGAGTGGAAGTTTTAGCTCAAGTGGTCATAAGAGTAGCCAAATCAATTCTGTGATGTTTAGACACAAGATTATGCAGATATTTGCACAGATACATCCAGTGCCTGCCTACGATATAAGGCCAATTGTCATTTGCTACCATGGTAACAGAGTCAAGGGCTTTTTGCTCGTGCTGTGCTGGATTCTGCAGGTTTCaagaaacacaacagaaatgGTAAGGATGCAGACAGACCACAGCCCCTCAGTATTTGAATTATTGTCCCATGTAAGCTATAATAATTGAATTGaccttttcattattttaatcacAGCTCAGCTGTTCTGGTGAAGTAATGTTGCAGCTGTTTACTTTTTGCAATCTTTAGAAGTTATATTTTCAGAAGCGCTAAAGAGCAGTCTTTGCCCCATGTCTGCACAGATGCCTGATCAATTTGAGATGAATGTGTTTCTGACCAGTATGGGGGAAAACTCGACAGAGATCATGCTGGTGTAGcctgaggaagagtgtgtgggtgtgcacaggGCACAAGAGGTGTCAATTGAGctagtttgagagagagagagagagggtgtgtgtgcgtgtgtgtgtaggaggaggaggaggaggaggaggaaaacaacaaagacaaactGACAGTACATGGCCATTTTTGACAATAATAATTATCCATTATGCGTAACTATTCATCCTGTATGCAAAAACCTAAAGATAGTCTTTTTGGTCCCATTTTAGTATAAAATCATGTAAATGAGGTCTCACATCATCTGTGAACATATAGGTGGCAAATAGAACAGGGAGTTTGATTTCCCTAGTGCTACTTAGGTAGGTTTTCTGAGCTATCTCATTAGAGGTTGAGTCCAAATTGAgataaaaatgactgaaggcaaatgaaaagagagacaggaggggggAAAAGTCCTAAGCTCCTGATAACTGCAAAAGCCCTCAAGCAGTGTCAGAACTTGGGGGAGGGGAGTCTCTGTTTGAGAGTCAGAGTGAGGGAGCatgagaggagggagggagagagaaagagagcgagctGGCGTTGGTGTTGAAATAGGAGGCCATTTGTCAAATCATCAGTGTTTCTATACGAGACGGGATAATATTCTGAAGACAGGGCTACGATGCTAAAATGCGGAGTATGTCTGGTTTTCATGGACAGTTTCCATACTTGGACTGCAGGAGCACAGGGCACTGGGGCTGTCCATCTGTTATGGTACTGATGCTGTGATTTCTGGAGAAAGACTCCTAATGCACAGTAATGGAAGTGATAAAAATGATTATCACCATGAAGAGGGAAAGTAGACGAAGACTCTGGAAAAGACTGATGCCAAATTTGGATCGGAAAGAGCAGTgagttttttcttcttttgttaggtgtttatttttaacatttgacCCACTGGATGTAAGACTCTAAAAGTATGGTACATGTGCCAGGAGCATCGGCTCTGTTTGCTGAGCAGAACAGATGGTGAATATTTGGAGACTACTCTGAAGAAATGCTGATAGGTGTATGTCTATTTCTTTCCACTGATTTATAGACATGAGTGACTTCCCCTGCATGACAGTAATCCTGACAATCTCATGAAGTTGCTTCCATTCTACTAGTTGTTATGGATAAGAGGAACATGTATATTTAAgcaatgtctttattttatgtaGAGATATTCACAGCATTACATATTTGCTGCTTTTCCAGCTGAAAGTTTCATCTCTTCAGTTACTGCTTTGTATCCACCATAAACAGCATTACACATTGGATAGTGGTGGAAAAGATTTAACCAAAATAACTTTAGTATTTGCACTTTAAAGCCATAAACACCTTGTTTACGCTGTATGCGTGTTAACAGCAGTTTATTTATACAATGGGAAAACCATTGAGTCGTCCAGGCTGCCTACGCCAGAGTCCTTGTTGCTCAAAGAAAACTGACAGAGAAGGCTACAATGAAGATGGCTATATCCCTCAACGCTCCATCTATGATACGATGTGCATCAATGAGCAGATTGACCATGGCTCTGCCCACAGTACTCTGGGATCGAGGATTGGTCGTGACACTGACTTCTCCAGTAATGGCTCCCTGGGTGGTGACATGTTTGACACCAGGTCTTCTGTGCTTATCAGCAGTGGGAGAAGACTAGATGAGAGGTTCATTTTTGACTCACTGAAGCTGGCCAATGATGAGCTTAGATCTCCAGGAGGATTTGTGAGGTCAGCTTCTCCAAGTGTGTCCTGTTCTTCAGCTCCTGGCGGGTCCATGAACAAGAGGCATCCCCTCCAGGACAGCAAGAAGGACAACCTCTGTCGGCACTCTTGGAAGGTCCTTACACCTCCAAAGTTCCCAGATGCTTTGGAGCTTTCACCAGGAGAAAAGAACTACTTAAACCCTGGGGTGGCTTTCTTTCCAAACAGCATTACCTCCCCTCAGATCTCACCCTTTTCTGGATCCCCCTTCTCTACtggcacacacacgccatctgTATtcttctccccttctcccctGCCTTACCATCAGCAGTTCCACAGACAGTCTTTGCCCACTCAGCCTACTTCACCGAGACCACCACTCTCAGAACTGTCAGTGAGTGCTCTCATGTGTGGCGAtgagacacaaagagaaagagagaaagagcaagagaacaGAGGGAATGTGAGTTTGGTAAAAGAAAGAGTGTTTGAGACTTTTAAACCAAAGCCCATTGAACCGGTCAGTGAGCAGCAACCTGCCACACCAGAGCCACCAGAGAATGACACTACACCCCTTTTACACTCACAAATCTTGAAGTCACCTGTAGTCTGCACAACTTCAATGGAGTCCACATGGCCACGAAGGTTGATTGGAAGGAGAAGGACAGTGAGACAAGGCGGTGCAGTTCACAACCTTCCTATTCTTCCTCCATTGCCCTCCCTGCTTTTACGGAGTGTCTCTGACAAAAAGCCTATGCCACGCCTTTCTCCCTTTCCTGAGCACCAGGGAAAAGTGGAGGGACAGTTGGGTAAATCCATGCTAAAAAGTGAATTGAAGGAATGCTCTTTACAAGACTGGAAGATCTTAAGGGACATTGAGGAGCGCAAAAGTGGATCATTCAAAACTGAGATGCTGAAGGAGAAAGTCATAGAGGGCAGTAGCCAAATGGCACCAGTTCAAGAAAAAGCTGAGGAGAGTGATGATGAAAACACCCCTTCTGAATGTGAGGTTGAGAATTGGGAAGCTGTATTGGAGATGGTTAATTCACTTTGGGATGAAACATGGAGGGACTCAGATTCACAGAATTTAGGATCTTTGAGGCGGTGGCCACTCTTGCATCCACCAACAGGATTTGGTGGGTCTCAAGCCCCATCTGCCACAAGCTCAGAGCTAGGTGCCGAGGATCTGTTGGAACTTGAGAGAATAAGTAGACAGGACTCTCTAGACTCAGAACTCATTGACCTACTCCCATATCAGTCAGTTACACagctaaaagaaaacaaatatgatgTTGTTATTACACAGCCAACAAGACAAAATCTTGATAAACCTATGATTCCCACCATCTTGAGTTTTGATACAGCTGAGACTGAGCTAGGGAATAAATATGGGCAAACTGGATCACCAGATTCTAATCTGACTTTGGATTCAGACTCCAGTGGTGTTTACATGTCAAATCCCAGCCAGACCAGTAAAGAGGACATTACCTCTGATGGTGACAGATCTATGCTTGAGTTAGACTTGGGACGTGTTGCTTTACCTAACGTAGGAGCAAATGAACAAGGGATTTGCACAGTGACTGTGACAAGCCCACCAGAAATAAATGACTCCAAGCATTCAACTTTGGATAAGAAGCAGCCACCTTTGTTGAGAGCTGAGAGCAAGGATCGAAGCCAAGAaattcatacaaaaaaaaagaaaaccaaaggcACAGTCATGCAAGAGGGCTCAAAATCCTTGGATAATGAATTTCTAGACCAAGAGATTCATAACACTGTGAACACATCAAAAATTGATGTGCCTTTGCCCCTGTCTCCCTCAAAACACAATGTCAAGGGGACTTTATTGGACATCACTGATGTGGATCCTTTTGTTGCAACAGACAGTTTTGTCTACCTGGCAGTTTCAGTTATGCCCCCTCCTCCCAAGGAAAAGGCATCTAGTCCAGCACAAGAAGACCCCTCACCCCCAGCTCCCTTAGCAAAACCCTGCCCTTATCCTGATGAGTGTGACTTTCTGTCCACTGATAGCTTTGTGTACCTGGCTGCCCCTGATTGTCACCTGCTGGTTGCAGAAGGCCATTCTGTGTATGGTGACTCAAAAGATTCAGATTCTGAGGACAGTGGTTCCAGGGCAGACTTCGTTCTGGCCTCTACAGTTGGAGACAGTGACTGGGACTCGGACCTTTCTGATTCTGACCCTGAGCCAGTGCCAGCTAAACATGCATGGGACCACTGGGTGGAGCTAGAACAGGATGTCCTTCAAAGACTATTCAATGAAGACCAAtcagaaacaggcagagaatgCCATGGCGACCAAGCAGAGCAAATTTCTTGCCAGTGTGGGGAGGTGGCTGCTATTGTTGTCCAGGAGAGAGCTGAGGTGTCTTCACAGCAAACACAGGGGGGAGAGCCACACACAGAGGTGAAGGCTGTATCCTAATAACTATTCTGGTAGTGGCAAAACATGctgtaatacattttagaaacattATTTGTATTCTTATTTAGGAAACTAAGATGTTTCGATCAAATTGAGACAAACACATCAAAGAAATTCTCATACATTTTGATAGAGGTGATTTTCAGGAATATGGTGTGTTGCAAAACCTATTTCCATTCTTGCACATTATAGGTCTCTTATTTAAGCAGTATTTAAGCATTTCAGTCCTATGTAATTGTGATTTCTTAggttggggttgttttttttttgtttttgtttttttttgtttgttttttttgatgaCTTTATTTGTTGCTTATGTTGATTATGATAAACTGCCAAAATGGGCTATTAACAGGTTGTTGTGATTGTGAATTTTAATAAAGGGTTTTCATCAGAGAACACTAAAATTGTTCATAACTAAAACCTACGGCGCAATAGTATgtcatgttaaataaaatactaTATTTGCTATACACTGTATATTCTGCAGGACAATAATTAGCGCTTTATGTTTTTAGGCTGATTTCAGAATAATGAAAACACATGGAATTTGTTGGTGAATACGTCAATGAAGATTATTGATCACTAAAACTGTGTACAGTACAGATGGTTTACAGTACTCAGTGCTGTTCAATATTTATTTGCTGAATTCAGTTAACACAGTTCAAAAATCACAAATGTTTACAGCGTGACATTTTATCTGTAAGCATATTAACAAGGCAATAGAAATGCATTATTGTACTGTATGAGCTGTCAATAAAGCATATGTGAAATACCAGGGATATATCtggcttttttgtcttttttattattctgcTAAAAATACAACATTATCCTGTGTtcagaaaatgttcattttcctTACATATCCTCATCTTcaattttctgtttctttctccatctgtctcatGGCCTAGTAATGTATGATTTCTCATGTGTATTGTATGAGGGGAGGGCATGAGAAGCTGACTTGTGGCGATACAGTGGGGCCAGAGAGGGCTATTTTAGGCCAAATTAATTAGTTCAATATTAATGAGGCCAAATTTTAATGCATTGTGTGCCAGCATAACACAACTGGGCCATATAGTGTGCCACCGTGTTCTCATGTCTGTGCTACAAGGGTTTGGTGACACTCTGCGTTGTTTCTCAGTGACCCACATTGTGCTCAGTATGGTATTCTCCATCTGTTCGCCACCATGTTCTCAGCAACATGACTATGAATTTCAGGGTCCATCCTTGATTTATTTTGGCTTTCAGTAAAGAATTCTGTAGTTGTCCTTGATACAAACTTCAGTGTGCGGTCAAACTTTTAAGAAATCCTGGTTAGCCGCATAATTGTTTCTGGCTGCAGAGTGAGGAATGGagtgcagaaaatgaaagaactgaaaatgtAGGCTGTatgctggtatgtgtgtgggagggtgtactgcgtttgtgtgtatgagtcgAAGCAAGGGCACACATGTGGGAGGGGCTCAGCTGTGTGGGTGAATCAGTGAGTGTGATGTTTGCTGTGAGCTCTCAGGTCAGTGAGATATATTGATTTGGCAAGCTTCATAGTTCCTCTTTTCCTACCTGCACCTCATCAGGTTACGCAGTTCCAATGAGGCGATTATTAAGGCTCTGATAAATTGTGCCTGGCATTACATCTAGTTTTGAGtgaaataacatttctttaaataaagaGAACATGCAGGTAGAGATATAGCCAAATACTTCTTACAGACACAGGATGTGTGCATGATTTTCAACCCTTCATTTTCTGCTTGGGTAAAAAGGATAGGATGGAGGTAATCACAGGTCAAAGAAGGCAAAAAATCGGGGGATTGTGCTTATGTAACATGTAAATGAAGGCATACCAGGGCCAGTGACACGCTAGAgggctttatttttaaatgtgttctaaCCAAGAGGCAGTGTAGGCTGCTGAAAAGCTGGACTGAAGGAGAAAAGAATGAATTGAAAAGTGTGTAGGAACACTAGAACTGGAGAGTGTGCACAAGGAGAGCTATGCAAAGGGATCCGATGGTGAAGGATGTCTGTGAGCACACTGTGTATGCTTTGACCTGTTTACAGAAGACGAGCTATTTAcattctgattttaaaaatgtaacacaaaGCACTAAAATGCTGcatataaattaacattttattgcaaAGTGCATTGAATTTaatatgaacaaatattttaaatggccCTGGCTGATTGGCATCGTGCAAAAATGCCTTATTTACAAAGACGTCTGTACTGCTTTTTAAACATACACCTGTATCTTGCCCCTGGTTTTACTTCCTTTGGAAAGTAATTAgtaagtaaatacattttagttataaaacacatttaaaacaacagttGTTGAccaaagtgctatagaaatgcTTCAAGCAACAGGCATCCCTAAACATTTCCACTCTCATCTGCTCTAGCACGCATTAAGTAATTATTAAGTATAATAGTATTAAGTATTTAATGCAGTGTTTAGTAAGGATTAAATGCTTAAATATTTAGAACATTATGCACTCAGAATACAATAAAGGCTGCCAACTTATTTACAAGATTATGGGCTATAACACCGAAATAGgtcataaatatgtttaaatgtgaaagcATCATAACCATAACTGACCTAATCTATTTTAGCTTTAAAGAAGCATATCATGCAAAATCTATACAATGGCATCAGACTGGGGAATTTAAACTCTACAAGAGCAGTCGTCTCTGTAGTGAACACCTTGGCATAGCAAATACAATGCCATATGTCAGGATTGTTGGGAATATTTTGTATTATGACATTTGGAAATGCTGCCAGTGAAATTCATGTAGTTTTTACATATGTCTCTATTTGCATGCTTTGTTTACCAGGCAGGGAAGTATCTGCTGTCTTATGCTTTGACATAAGAGTTTGTTGGTTAGTCATGTCATACCTCTCGTTGTTGTGGTGGCTCATGAACTCTCTACATAGCCGTTTCCCAATAAGGTAGGtcatttcaaaaacacacatgagGATACAGAGAGCGGAGGTGACCACCATGAACCACGTGAAGATGTTCTTCTCAGTAGGCCTCGAGATGAAGCAGTCCACTATATTGGGACACGGTTCCAGAGAACACTTGGTGAGATGAGGCAAGGTAAACCCCTTATAAACATAGTAGAGAATATAAAGGAATGTTGCGTCAAATCCGGCTTTGAAGAAGAGGCTGATCAAGTAGGTCCACCATAGTCCACCTTTCTTCTTCCCTGGGTTGGGATACTGGTGTGAAccattttttttgtcctttccCTCTCTGTATTTGACATGAGCCACTACCATGAGAGACGGACAGGTGACAAAAATTAGCTGCAGCGCCCACAGGCGGGTGTGGGAGATAGGGAAGATGCTGTCGTAGCAGACGGTAGAACAGCCCACCTGGTGGGTGTTGCATTCCAGACCTTTGTTCTCGTCATTCCACGCATACTGCACTGCCACAACGAACACCAGCAACCTGAAGATGAACACCATGGACAGCCACATGCGGCCAAACATCGTAGAGTAATTATTTACCCCACTGAGAAGGTTCTGAAGTCCTATCCAATTCATCCTCAGTCAGAGCCAGTTCtctaaaacacaaataaacaggcaCCATATGTACTCAGTTATTTACAAACACATACGAGCTTGCGCCGACCTCCTGCAAAAACACTAGGAATAGTGTCTATAGTCAGAAAAACAGGACGTCATAGTTTGGGTCAGACAGTCTCCTGGCAATTAGTGTCATGAATTTGCACatctaaatttaaatataaactcTAATGGGCTTTAGCTATTTAAATTTCTGTGGTAGTGATTATCTTTTTAATTAGTTACTGAAGAGTTTGTATTAGATTAAAGCAGGTGAGTTACAAGTCCCAATTTAATGGTGCACCTGCCCCatcaaaatgtttcctttcCCCACTATAGTCAGGATGATAAAAAGTGAATATGAAGGCTTTCCTTTTACGTTTTAACCTGGATTGTTGAGCTGAACTCCATGGCAGAAACATCACCACTATATGGGTTCTATAGGTATTAGATTTCCCATAATGTCCCAGCATTCTTCCAAGCATTTAAGTGGCTAACACTTTCAGTCATAACCagtttctttccatttctctgTTCACTATATAGAGCTAGCACTAGAAATTGTCCTACACAGTATTTAGTATCTAAAAGCAAATGAACCATGCAGAAGATGGCAATGAAACAGATCATGATAATGCGTACATTTTAAGGCTAGCCACATATAACCAACTAAcccacaaaaaacacattagaCCACTAAAGCTACTTAGTAGTCTAATATGCATTAGCAATGGGTGCCCTGCTAGCTAGACAACACAATTTCTCACTTGTAAAGTGAGAAATGTAACCTGTAACTTGTTCATTTCGCAAGCTTGTGTTATGTAGTTAGCTAGCATGAAAcgatgtaaaaacaaaaaaataagtaaCATGTAGTTTAATGACTCAAAGGAATGATTTCACATGTACGTGTCAATattgtaaaaatgaaatgtaaattcttCCAAAAAACTAACTTTTTCTCATGACAGAAGTGAGAGTGCAGAGATCAGGAgtaagaaaagaagaagaacacacagagaaagtgaaagCAGATGGAGAACAGGTAGCAGCAGCAAGAGTTAAAGAGTAAAACAGACAGTAGCAACAGAACAGGCAGAAGGAgcctttaaaaaagaaaaagcacaacTCTGCCCCTATAACTGACCCCCAGACAAAGAGGTTGGACTGTACCCCAGCACAGGTAGCCTACCAATGACCCTGGATTAAAGTTAAAATACCTACGTGATTTAGTAACGTACAGCGTTGAACATATGTTCATGTATTGtagattaaaacaaacaaaaaaaagaccaacATTTCTTCATCACACATCTCTTTTTAAATCCTTGCTCAATATAAGTCACATTGgcaagttttaattttaaatcagACTTAATTAACTGTTCATATTTTGCTTATAAACACTTTTCTGGATCATGATATGATATTTCTGATCATGATATTTCTGGCTGATGCCAGATCCCATTCACTAATTACAGATTTATTTGGAGGCTGAATTGTTACAGGACACCATTTCTGAAGTTCTTCAATTAATCAGCAATTCTTAACACAAACGAAAGAACAATTACAGATTATTTATGCTTTAATATGTCTAACATCTTCACTGTCCAAAGAACATATGAAGTTATTAGTGACTATAACAGTATGTTTTCTATATCTATCACATTTACTAATCATACTATTATTACTGGCTTAACTATTTTccaaactaaaaataaactacTTTGACAACCCCAACAAAGGGCCCGATACACAAATTCCCAggacctgtaaaaaaaaaccccagacacATCAAACACTTACTCCAACTCATCCAAAAGTCACATTCTTCCTGGTattgcaacaaaaaaagaagcttaCCATGTAATAAACCAAGCACAATACTCACACTACAGCTGCACAGAGACAAAATCCACTGAGAAATGCAGTTAAACCTGATATAATACTGACTATGAATGTCacaccttaaaaaaaacacaaaacaagaaaagtgGCAGAACAGGTCCAGGTGGAGCAGCATATGACAGGCTCTGATGTCATCTTGTGCATCTGAGGAACTGAGAAAGCAGGTCCTGTGCATTCATAAGTTATGTTACAGAGGATAATGCAGTCTAGAATGTGAGGAAAAAAACTAACATATGTGTCACTGCCTCTCCATTGCCCTGAGACCAGCTCCTGTAGTAGTCAGCAGAGCACCCCAATGCCCTAAGCTATATGCATGGTGAcatatatgcaaataaaaaaatattttatttaatcaattaattaagcAAAAACAGTTGATATACTACTCAAGTTATATTAAAAATTGTTATCAACATGATTAGAAGTGCTACAATTTCGTTTT is part of the Electrophorus electricus isolate fEleEle1 chromosome 13, fEleEle1.pri, whole genome shotgun sequence genome and encodes:
- the cx28.6 gene encoding connexin 28.6, which encodes MNWIGLQNLLSGVNNYSTMFGRMWLSMVFIFRLLVFVVAVQYAWNDENKGLECNTHQVGCSTVCYDSIFPISHTRLWALQLIFVTCPSLMVVAHVKYREGKDKKNGSHQYPNPGKKKGGLWWTYLISLFFKAGFDATFLYILYYVYKGFTLPHLTKCSLEPCPNIVDCFISRPTEKNIFTWFMVVTSALCILMCVFEMTYLIGKRLCREFMSHHNNERYDMTNQQTLMSKHKTADTSLPGKQSMQIETYVKTT